The Candidatus Angelobacter sp. genome window below encodes:
- the rpsG gene encoding 30S ribosomal protein S7, with the protein MEPNVLKKKNKSFIYQKDYLRKLKIRKKTYLPDSKFNDPLVTRFVSHIIKKGKKTLAYKIFYDSMKSIDLNKGNQKMGALEIWKEALKNVMPHVEIKARRVGGSNIQIPVILPSEIKITRAIKYLIESARKRKGKSMADRLAIESIAASKGEGMAVKSKENLQKMAEANKAFSHFRF; encoded by the coding sequence ATGGAACCAAACGTACTAAAGAAAAAAAATAAATCATTTATCTATCAAAAAGATTATTTAAGAAAATTAAAAATTAGAAAAAAAACATATTTACCGGATTCTAAATTCAATGACCCCTTAGTTACTCGCTTTGTTAGTCATATTATTAAAAAGGGAAAAAAAACCTTAGCATATAAGATATTTTATGATTCTATGAAAAGCATAGATTTAAATAAAGGAAATCAAAAAATGGGAGCATTAGAAATTTGGAAAGAAGCTTTAAAAAATGTTATGCCTCATGTTGAAATAAAAGCTCGTCGTGTTGGAGGATCCAATATACAAATTCCTGTTATTCTACCTTCAGAAATTAAGATAACCAGAGCTATCAAATATTTAATTGAATCTGCAAGAAAAAGAAAAGGAAAGTCTATGGCAGATAGATTAGCTATCGAAAGTATAGCTGCGTCAAAAGGTGAAGGAATGGCCGTTAAGAGTAAAGAAAATCTACAAAAAATGGCTGAGGCAAATAAAGCATTTTCACATTTTAGATTTTGA
- the rpsL gene encoding 30S ribosomal protein S12: protein MPTIQQLIRKGRNKTKKKSKSLVLDSCPQKKGVCTRVYTTTPKKPNSAMRKVCRVRLTNGKEVIAYIRGEGHNLMEHSIVLVSGGKIARDLPGVRLHVERGCLDTEGVSKRKKSRSKYGTKRTKEKK from the coding sequence ATGCCAACAATACAACAACTCATAAGAAAGGGGAGGAATAAAACGAAAAAAAAGAGTAAATCCCTTGTTCTAGATTCTTGCCCCCAAAAAAAAGGAGTATGTACACGGGTCTACACAACTACTCCTAAAAAACCTAACTCAGCAATGAGGAAAGTCTGTAGAGTAAGATTAACTAATGGAAAAGAAGTAATTGCTTACATTAGAGGTGAAGGGCATAATCTAATGGAGCATTCTATAGTTTTAGTTAGCGGAGGGAAGATTGCTAGAGATCTTCCAGGAGTTAGACTTCATGTAGAGCGTGGTTGTTTAGATACAGAAGGTGTATCTAAACGAAAAAAAAGTAGAAGCAAATATGGAACCAAACGTACTAAAGAAAAAAAATAA